The DNA sequence TCAGAAAAGCGCGGTCGTTCAGTTTTTCGTACAAATTGTCGTTCAGCGACTTAAAAGTTTCGTTGTAAATCTCGTTTCCGAGGCGCAAAATGTCTTTTTTGAGGTTCCAGCCTTTGCCCTCCCTGATTTTGTCGGAGGCAAACGCGTCGAGCCATTCCAACAACTTCGGGTCGTCTTCCACCGATTGAATCATGCGGTCGGCGGCTTCTTCCAGAATGCTCTTTTCGTCCAATTCCACATTGTAAGCCGCATTGATACCCAATTCTCGGTTGAAAGCCTTGATGACGCGCTGAAAAAAGCTATCGATGGTGCTAATTGAAAAGCGCGAATAATCGTGCAAAATACGTTTCAAAACCAGCTTTGACTGCCGCTCTACCTGCATGGGGTGCCAACCCAATTCTTTGGTCAGCACATCCATATAAACAGAATGTTTGCCTTTCGCCAGATGGTATAATTCGCCGATGATGCGCGATTTCATTTCGGCAGTGGCTTTGTTGGTAAAGGTTACCGCTAGAATGTGCCGGTAGCTCGACTCGTTGGTGAGCGCCAGTTTCATGTATTCGATGGCCAGCCGGAAGGTTTTCCCGGAACCGGCAGAAGCTTTATATACTTTGAGTTGCGACATTTTTCTATTATTTTACCACAGAGAACACAGAGAAACATAAATTATAAAAACCTGATGCCATTGCGCTTTTGTGGCATTGATGAGTTAAAAGTAAGCATATCTGCGGAACTGAAAGCCGCTTAAGTTTACTAGTTGAACATTTGTTGAAAAGTATTGGTGAAGATGGGATTTTGGAGTGATGAACATATCGGGAAAGGTGGTAACTTTAGAAACTCAAAATCAAAAAACTATGAAACCAAAACACCTATTACCTACCCTTTTATTAACGATTTCCGTAATTCATTTTTCCTATTCCCAGCCAGGAAACTGTAAAGTTCTAAAACCGGAAATAGCTACAAGTTATTCCGGAGAATGCAAAAAAGGCCTGGCCAATGGCAATGGTACTGCCGTTGGAACCGACAAATACGAAGGGAAGTTTAAAGATGGTTTGCCTCAGGGTAATGGAACTTATCATTATGCAAATGGCGATGTTTACATAGGCGATTTCAAAGAAGGAATGAGGAGTGGCAACGGTAAATTTACGTTCAAATTTCTGGGTAAGGATTCCACCTATATGGGAATGTGGAAAGAAGACAAATTGGTTAAAAAAATCGTCCCGGCAGCTTATCTGGTCTCTCAAAAGCAAAATCTGCAGCGGTACACTGTTCAGAAGATAAAAACGGGAAACCGAGTTGTGTTTTCCTTTATGCAGAATGGTGGTAATAACCGATCGTTAACCGGTTTATTATTTACCGAAAGCAGTGGAACACTTATCAACTTAGGACAGGATCAAGGATTTGACAATGTCCAATTCCCATTCAACTGTAAAGTGTCATACAGTACTTTAAATTCATTTCGATCATCGAATACGGATGTCATTTTCGATATTCAGATTAATGAGCCCGGACAATGGGTGATTACGCTTTTTAATTAAGCAAATCCGTCAACTTCAGTAACTGATAAAATCATCAAAAAGATGGATCGTAAAGAGAGTTGAAAGGAGGTTAAAATGAACACGCCACACCATAAAAAACAAATTTCAAAGTTTGCATTGATTTCTTTGGTATTCCTGACTTTTCTGATTCAGGTTGCTTCCGGACAATCCGTATATGTGGGGAAAGCAGGGCCTCAGGGCAAAGTATTGAAAAAGTACATTGAGCCATCGGAGTTGAGAAAGCTCACTGACAACCCGGTCGATTCGATATGGATTATTGATGTTCGTTCTGAAAAAGCTTTTGCCAGCGGTCATATTCCAACTGCGAAATCCTTTCCGGCAGGAGATGTAATGAACCGATTAAATGAAATTTCGAAGAACCAGTATTTGATTATTTATTGCACCGTAGGAGCCAACGCACAAATTGTATCGAAAAAACTAAAAAAAGCAGGATATAAACGTTATGTGAATTGGGGTGGCATTTCGCGTTGGGAATGGGACAAGGGAATTGAATAACTAGCTGTCGTTGTGGCCATAACACATAATTATATGTCGCTACGGATGTATCTCCTAAACTTAAAACCAAAGCAAACCTAAAAATCAGTCGACAAACAAAATCAAGATCGGTCTACTTTTCTAAAATTTGTTGTAATTTTCCACTTTCAAAGCAAGAAATAGCTATGAACTTCGTTATGAATTTGAATGTAATCGCACTTTTCCATACCCATGACAAATCTGAAACATATCAATAAACCAGAAATAAAGGTTGATGAAGTTTTATTGACCATAGATAACATCAAATGGGAAAATGGCCACGAATTTTCGTACAACGGAAGCAGTTTTTTGCTCTTTTTGCTAACGTTGGCAGAACACCAACAAAATGAAAGCCGTGAAGAAGCTGAATATTTTGAGTCCACCGGAGGAAAGGACGGCTGGGATATTTATCTGCTTGAAACGCTTTCCGAAGAAAAAAGGAGAAAAAATTTATTTCATGAGATCATAGAATGCAATCTGCGCGATCAGGATTATTCGAACTCCGAAGCGCACAACATTGCCCTCGATGAAGAACAAAAAATCTTTGGCAAAAGAAAATAAGTGCTCTTGCAGTAAACTACCCCAAATCCTTAACTAAATAAAGGACTCATCAAAAAATATTACCGAACTACTTTCAAAGGAATCTTACAGTGTGAATAGATTGAAATTACCCTTTATGTTTTTCAGAATACATCGAACAGAGGCTTGTAATGCAATACTGTAATTGAATACCAATTGCAGTACGAAATAAAAAAAAACTTTTGCTATGAAATTATTTAAACTTAAATCGCACCTGGCTACATTGATTGTTTTGACATTGGTTGCCACAACGAATGGTTATGGCCAGAAAAACCGCGAGGAAATACCGGAAAAATACAAATGGAATTTAGCTGACCTGTTTCCCTCAGACGAAGCCTGGCGAACCGCGTTTAGCGATATAACAACCCAACTGGACCAAGTTGAAAAGTTTAAAGGTACGCTAACCCAATCATCCGGAAATCTGCTTCAGGCACTCGAATTCAATACTTCAATTTCCAAAGAAGCTTCGAAATTATACAGTTATGTTAGTATGAATTCAGACCTCGATACCCGAAACATGAAATATACCGGGATGAAACAGGAGTTACAGCAATTGTTTTCAAAATTCGGAGCTAAAGCTGCATTTATCGAGCCTGAAATTTTAACCGCCGACTGGGAAAAAATCGATGGGTTTATCAAACAAGAACCCAAACTAGAGGTTTACCGCAAAGGGTTGGAAGACATGTTTCGCACTAAAAAACATACCTTAAGCGAGCCTGAAGAGCGCATCATGGCACTTTCGCGTACGATTTCAGGAGTTCCCGAATCGGTTTTTGGCACTTTTTCTGATGCCGAAATGCCCAGTCCGGAAGTCACTTTGTCGAACGGCGAAAAAGTTAAACTTACCAGCTCGGAATACAACAAATTAAGGGGATCGGCCAACCGGAATGATCGTGAAATTGCATTTAAAGCTTATTGGGACAATTATGCAAAATTTAAAGCTACGTTTGGCGAGACACTGAATGGGAAAGTCAATGCCGATCTGTTCCGGTTCAGGGCAAGGCACTACAGTTCTTCACTGGAGGCTTCGCTTTATCCCAACAATATTCCGGTTGAAGTGTATCAATCGCTCATTACCAATGTCAATAAGAGTCTGCCTGCGTTTCACCGCTATCTGAATATCAAAAAACGGATGATGGGTGTTGACACCCTGAAATACCTTGATTTATATGCACCGGTAGTGAAAGACGTGGATCTGAAATACAGTTACGAAGATGCCACCAAAATCATTTTGGAAGCGCTTAAACCGATGGGCGCCGAGTATGTGGCAACTGTAAAAAAAGCGATCGATGAACGTTGGATCGATGTTTATCCTACTCCGGGAAAACGCACCGGAGCATATTCAAATGGATCGTCGTACGATGGGCATCCCTATATTTTACTCAATTACAACAACTTCTACAACGATGTCAGTACGGTAGCTCACGAACTTGGACATACCATGCACAGCTATTTTTCAAACAAAACCCAACCCTATCCACTCGCCCGATATGAAACTTTTGTTGCAGAAGTTGCTTCTACGTTCAACGAAGTGCTGCTTTTCAACTACATGATTGGTACTGTAAAAGACGACGATGTGAAACTTTCGCTACTGATGAGTTGGCTCGACAATTTTAAAGGAACGCTGTTTCGCCAGACCCAATTTGCTGAATTCGAACTCAAAATTCACGAAGTGGCCGAGCAAGGCAAACCACTGACCGGAGATACCTTCAGCAAAATTTACAAAGACATTACCGACAAATATTATGGCAACGACCAGGGCATTTGCAAGGTAGATGACTACATCAGTATGGAATGGGCTTACATCCCTCATTTCTACCGTACATTTTATGTTTATCAATACAGTACATCTTTCACTGCATCTATATCGCTGGCCGAAAAAGTGATGAGTGGCGATCAGAATGCACTGAAAAATTACATGAAATTTCTGTCTGCCGGAGGTTCTGACTATCCCATCGAAATTTTGAAAAATGCGGGTGTTGACATGACCACTTCTGAACCGTTTGAGAAAACGACAGCTGCTATGAATAAAGTGATGGATGAAATTGAAAAGATCCTGGATAAAAAGAAGAAATAAAGAAATTCATCGAAGTCAAACGCGCTAAATCGATCGTCATGAAAGAATTCATTTTACTGTTCAGAGCCAATTATAAGGATATTGCAAGAGTTTCAGCGGCAGAAACCCGCGAGCGAAACAACCGTTGGATGGACTGGATTAACGATTTGGTTGACCAAAATCACTTGGCCGAAGGAGGAAATCATTTGGCCCCGGAAGGGAAAATTATTCGCAGCAACGGCGAAATTTCGGTAGAATCAATACCTGCGAATAACGAATCCATTTTGGGCTACATTCTGATTCTTGCCTCCTCACTCGACGAAGCAGCCGAACTCGCCAAAGACTGCCCTATTTTGGCAGGAAAAGGAACTTCAGTTGAAGTGAGAGAAATCAGCAACAATTAGAAATCAGCCTTGTAGCTGCAATACAGGATTATTCAGGTTAAGGATTTCATTTGTAAAAAGATGAAATCCTTAACTTTTTAATCGCTTTTAAACAAACTTGATTTCTATTTCCTCCCCTTTCTGATTCAGGGGAGACAAGCCTTTGGGCAACAATTTACAACCTTTTTTTTAAATGACTTAGTGAGCTCATCCAGAATTTCAATCCTGGAATCAGGCAAACAATCCAAATGAAAAATCATTAAAATCTTGTATATTAAACTTATTGGCCTGAAAAATATCCTACATTTTCGTACTGTTTTCACGACATTTTTTACCAAAATGTAACGATCACGAATCTTTCCGGGTTCGTTGACCCGATTTGCATACCATCTGGTTCTTTCGTAGTTTTAGGTTTCAACTTTACAGACAAAACATGGGAATCCTATTGCAATCCATTCTTGGTTTGTTAACCAGTTTCTTTAGCTTTTTCTATTTCAAAGACGTATACAAGAATCGCAAATCGCTTTCGAGCAAACCTGCCACCGGACTACTTGGAATCGGCTTTATCACCAATTTCCTTGACACATTAGGCATCGGTAGCTTTGCACAACAAACGGCACTATTTAAACTTTTCAAGTTGGTTGACGATCGGCTTATGCCTGGAACGATGAATGTAGGAAATACCTTACCTACAGTTGTTCAAGCCTTTATTTTTATGACTTCTGTTCACGTTGACCCGGTTACTCTCGTATCGGTATCAACTGCTGCGCCTGTTGGGGCTGTTCTGGGAGCAGGAATTGTTTCACGGATGCCACGCCGAAAAATTCAGGAAGGAATGGGCTTTGGTCTTTTAGTTGTTGCAACAATTATACTGGCAGGACTTCTAAATTGGTTACCGGTAGGTGGTGAAGCCATTGGCTTATCGGGATGGAAACTGGCCTTCATTATCGTGATGAGTTTTATTTTTGGTGCCCTGCAAAGCATTGGTATTGGATTTTATGCACCTTGTATGGCAATGACATACGGCTTGGGTATGCATCCATTAACCGCCTTCCCAATCATGATGACTTCAACAGCCATGCTGATGGTAGCCGGAAGTTCAAGGTTTATTAAAGAAAATGCTTACGACAGAAAAACGGCCATTGCCCTTACAGTTGCAGGAATTGTAGGTGTATTTCTTGCAGCTTACGTAGTTAAATCGTTGCCGTTGATTACCTTGAAGTGGATTGTTTGCGTTGTTGTTTTCTATACCTCACTAATGATGCTACGATCGGCACATGTTGAAAAATCAAGATAGCAGATTAAATTAAACTTCCTTCTCAGCTTCAAAAGATCACATTACCTTGTAACTTTGTTTGCAACAAAATCGACAGCATATGATCCTGAAAATATTGTTCGTTATAGCCATTATCCTGCAATTTTTTGCGGTTGCAGTTGCCCTCAAACTAACACGGGTAACCAAATACAATTTTTCGTGGATGCTGCTCACCCTGGGTTTTATCCTGATGGCCATTATGCGCCTGGTCGAGTTTTTACCTTACATCAGCGACATTAAACCTCAGGATTACCGCGAAATTTTTGTCTGGGGAGGCGTAATCACTTCGCTGGCTTTTGCCATTGGGGTTTTTATGATTCAGAAGATTTTCAAGTACATGAAACGAACTGAAGATTCACGGCGGCTGACTGAAAAAATGTTTCTGAATACCATCATTCAAACCGAAGAAAAAGAGAGGAAACGTTTCGCCAAAGACCTGCACGACGGGCTTGGACCGCTACTTTCGAGCGTAAAAATGTCGGTTTCGTCGCTGGCACAAATGAAACACGACGAAGCCTCGCGCGAAATTGTTGAGAATACAGAACTGGTCATTAACGAAGCCATCAAAAGTCTGAAAGAAATCTCCGACAACCTGAGTCCGCATATCCTGAACAACTTCGGCTTGGTGCGGGCGCTCAACAACTTCGCCAACAAAATCAATATCACAAAAATCATCCGGATCAACCTAATTACAGAGTTAAAAGATGAACGGTTTGATGCCAGCGTGGAGGTCGTTTTGTATCGCGTAATCTGCGAATTGATAAACAATACAATCAAACATGCACATGCAAAAAAGATTAACATATCTTTGACAATTACTGACAACGATTATATCACCATCATTTACAGCGATGACGGCAAAGGTTTTGATGTGAGCAAAATAATTGAACAACAGGGCGGAAGCGGAATGGGTTTTTCAAATATTTATTCGCGTATTAATTCGCTGAAGGGTGAAATAAACATAGAAAGTGAAAACAAAAAAGGAACTTTGGTAACCATTAAAGTACTGATGCATGACGAGTAAACCAACAAAACGAAAAGTAATTATCGTCGACGATCATACCCTTTTTAGAAATGGGTTGCGAATCTTATTGAACACACTTGAAGACTATCAGGTAGTTGCGGAGGCCGCCAACGGCAAACAATTTATAGAACTGCTTGAAAAAGACTTGCCAGATTTGGTTTTGCTCGACATCAACATGCCCGTAATGGATGGAATTGAGGCGGCCACCATTGCACAAAAGTTGTATCCCGACATCAAAATCATCACCTTGTCGATGTATGGCGAAGAAGATTATTACTACAAAATGGTCAACGCCGGTGTGAAAGGTTTTGTTCTGAAAAACTCAGACATTAAAGAGGTAAAAACCGCGCTTGACGTGGTTTTCGAAGGTGGATCGTTCTTCTCTTCAGAACTGCTTCAAAACCTGGTTGCCAGCCTGAAATCGTCATCAAGAAGCAAAGAAGTTCATGCTGAACTTTCGGAGCGCGAAATGGAAATTCTGATCCTGATTTGTCAGGGATTATCCAATCAGGAAATTGGCGATAAACTCTTCATCAGCAAGCGTACGGTCGATAAACACCGCGCCAACATTCTCGAAAAAAGCGAAAGTAAAAATACCGCACAACTGGTGGTTTATGCCATCAAAAACAAGCTTGTCGAGTTGTAGTAAGACCGAAGACTGAAGTCAGAAGGCCGAAGTTTAAACGCAAATCAATCGACATGGTCAATTTCGGGTGGAACATCCTTTTTTCGTTTGAATTTATTTTTGATTTTAACCAGGAATTCCTTGCCAATCAGGAAAATACTGAGATAAAAGGTGATCTCTCCGGCGATAATCAGACCTGTGGTTATTCCGGCAGCTTTTCCAACTGAAAATCCCAGAAATGGGATCACCGGAATCATAAGCCACAGCAACATTGAGATTCCAAAGATGATATAACCAATAGTTTTTACCATTGCATTCCGGTTTTTAGGTGTATTCCCTGGCTATTTCCAGCGCCAGTTGTCCATACGAAACACCAAACAACAGGTAATGGTTCAGAACATGATAAAGCTGGTATAACCGGATTCTTTGCTGCCAACCCTCCGGAAGCGGAAATTCTTCCTGATAAGCTTTCCAAACATGCAAAGAAAATCCGCCAAACAGCTTCATCATTCCCAGTTCCATTTCACGGTCGGCATAATAACACGCAGGATCAATCAATGCCGGGCCATTTGCCGTGTACATGTAATTTCCCGACCACAAATCGCCGTGAATGAGCGATGGCTCCGTTTGATGAGGCAGTAATGATGGTATTCGGGAAACCAGCTTTTCGTAGATTTTTAGCTCTTCCAACGACATTCCCCTTGATTTCCTGATCTTTTCAACCAAGCTCCAAATCCGACGTTGTGTATAAAATTCAGGCCAGTTATCAGTCCATGTATTATCCTGAAGGGTTGTTCCACAATAATTAGCATGATGAAAGCCAAATGCAGAGGCTGTTTTTCGGTGAAGCTGAGCGATTCCCCGACCCAACCGCTCATCTTGCCCGGAAAGATTGGCTGCAGGTTGCAAATATTCCATCAACAGTAATCCCGGAAAGTCACCAACATCCTTACTCCATATTACTTTCGGAATTAGCAGTGAAGAACCTGCTAAACTCATTTCGTTCAGGCCAGCAGCTTCTTTAAGGAACATATCCGCATGAGCCGAAGCATTCCACTTCAGGAAAAAATCGCCCACCGATGTGCTTATTTTCACAGCATGATTAATACATCCGCCCCCAACTGATCGGGAGTCCTTCAACCGAACCGACGAACCGTGAATGCTGGTCAGCCTTTCGATGCACAATTGAATAACATCCTGCTCCTGAAAATGACTCATAAATTCGGGTTCAACTTAAAATCTGTGATTATCTTGATTACTTCCACTCAACAACCAAAGTCTCTTCCGACGAAATTGAAATAGTTTGTCCGGACACAGTTCCTTTTTTGTCGGCAAACAAGATAACTGGCTTTTTACTCTTATCAGTTATTTTCAAATCAACCCGCCTCAAATCAGCCGATTTATTAACTACAACTGTAATCAGAGCATTGCCCGACTGAAGTGTTTTCATTAATATGTCTTTTTGCTGCGATGCAAAAAAATAGGGCACATTATTGAAATTAGGCTTCAGTTCCTGAGCCAGGAATAGAGCCAATTGTTCGTTTCCTCCCAATCGCGCGCCCAAACCAAGCAGCGACGGGATCCATAAGGTTTCGCCCTTTTCAAATTGGTTTCGGGTAGCCACTGGTTCGCCATCAACAGTCGAGATTACTTTTCCGGATGTATTCCGGATAAAACCTCTCCAAAGGTGAGCGGGCAAAGTGAGCTCATTTATTTTTACATCAAACAGGTTATCAACAGCCTTGAATTCACTGATGTTTCCACCCAGCAATTTGGCAAATGGGAAACCAGTCTTCATGGTGTTATGCAGGTTATCGTCAAAAAAACCAGTCAATCCGTCAACGATCAGTTTTCCACCTTTCGAAACAAAAGCTTCCAATTTCGGAGCATATTCGGTTGGAATGGAAATCTGGTGCGCTAGAATAATTGTAGAACCAGAATAATCATCCTTCGTGAAATCAAACTCACCGAATTCTTTCAGGCTGCAATTGATGCCCAATTCCGAAAGCGTTTCGAAATAGCCTAAGGCCGATTTCATGACTCCGCCAACCAAACGGCCTTCGTAATTTTGCACCGAAGGCGATGCCATTTTCTTCTCAGCCCAAAGCGACTGCCGTACATACAAAATGTTGATTCCAGATTCTACTTCACGTGCATTAGCAAACAGTTCTGGTTTGGAGTCAATTACTTTCAAAACTTCGGCAGCGGCAAGTAACCGGTCAGATGGCTGATCCTGAAAATCGAGCATGGCCCACTCCCCTGCTTCAATACCCGATGAACGTGGATTTAGCGACCAAAATATACCACCTTTGCCTTGAGTTCCGATGGTAACCCACATCCATTGGGCGATCTCATTTTTTGTCGGGCAAAAAGGCGCCATTCCGCTGTAGGTATTGTTTCCTCCTTGTATTTCAGTCATGATCCATGGTAATTCTCCTGCGCCAGAGCGAACAATTTCGCTATTGGCCGACATGGCCATTGCATATTGTTCTCGCTTGAAATATCCAAAATGCCAGCTTGCATGAGCCGAACCACCCAAAGTAGTCAGAAACTTCCTCCATTCAGGAAAATTGTACTCAGCACAGTTCTGAAACATCGCATGATTATTGACATGCAACACGTGTTTGGTATCCCACTTCTTAATTTCGGTGGCAATCCAGTTTAAAAACCAGGTATTGTAATCGAGCAAAAAGCGCTGATCGGTAAGCTCCACCAAAATAGGATAGCCGTTCGCAACAAACTCGCTTTGTGGATTTTTCTGCAACCATTCCTGATATTTGGCTTTTGTAAAATCGGTCCATGGAATATTTCCAGAAACGCCAGGTTCGTTAATTAAAACCCAGCCATACATGCTTTTATACGGACTGAAATGTGTTACCAACTTTTCAATAAATAGGGCGATTGATTGCAAGTGTGCTTCGTCGCGCGGAAACTTGAATCCACCAATATCAGTTTTTTCGGTATAAGGGAAAATGGTACAATAGATCTGAATACCATATTTATCGGCGGCCTTAAATGCCAAATCAAACAAGCTGAAATCCCAGGTTTCGTCTGGTTTGTGCATGTACGATTCGAACATACGGATACGAGTGGTTTTCATGCCGTTTTCTTTCAGCATCCGAAACCAGGTATCAATATCTTCCGGAGTTTGGCCCGGTTCGATAAAAATCTGTGCTCCAAAAACAGGCACATCCGACATCGACTTTTGTGCTGCAGAAAATTTAGCAAATGAAAAAATCAGGAGAAGGGCGATACATAATCGTTGAAAAGTCTTCATAAAGTATAGGTTGTTTGGTTTGTGGTATAGTCAGAAATTCCTCTTCACAAATATAACAATCTGCACCGACCAAATAAAAAAGAAAAGCCGTTTGCGAAACAATCACAAACGGCTTTTCCCAGACATCAATCCTTATTTTTGGAGTAGAAATTGTTTAAAATTAGCAAATTCAGTATTCAAATTAATCGAAAGCTTTTCGCCTTTCATAAATGCAGCTAATTTCTCCGGAAGCACAACTGTTCCTTTACCTAAAACACTTTCAACCGTTTCGGTGAACTTCGCCGGATGGGCTGTTTCAAGAAAAACACCAACTTCACCCGCTTTTAAATCGGCCTTCAATGCACGATAACCAACCGCACCATGAGGATCGAGCATGTAGTTTTCTTTCTCATAAACCATCTTCATCGTTTCGCGAATTTCCTTGTCTGAATATCGGTACCCAACCATGTCGTTCGAAATTTCCTGATGCGAATGGTTATACAATTCCAGTATTCGGGCAAAATTACTTGGGGCACCCACATCCATTGCATTGGCAATGGTTGAAACCGATGACTTAGGTTCATATTTCCCGGACCTCAGGTATTTATACACAATGTCGTTTTCGTTATTTGCTGCGATAAAGCGGCTAACAGGCAATCCCATAAATTTGGCAAACAATCCGGCAGTCAGGTTTCCAAAATTGCCACTTGGTACCGAGAACACCACCTCTCCGTCAATTCCTGCCTCGCGTAAACGGGCATAGGCGTTGAAATAGTAAAAAGCCTGTGGAAGGAACCGCGCCACATTGATTGAATTGGCTGAAGTAAGTACCATTTTGTCATTCAACGTTTGATCGAGAAAGGCCAACTTTACCAAACGCTGGCAATCATCAAAAGTCCCATCAATTTCGAGGGCGGTAATATTCTTACCCAAAGTAGTAAACTGCTTTTCCTGAATGTCGCTCACCAATCCCTTAGGATACAACACGT is a window from the Aquipluma nitroreducens genome containing:
- the thrC gene encoding threonine synthase — encoded protein: MKYFSTNKTVPSVSLMEAVTKGLASDNGLFMPERIEEFHPEFFRRIHKLSFQEISFEVAKKFFGEDVPENILKEIVEDTLNFDCPIVKVSDSLYSLELFHGPTLAFKDVGGRFMARLLRYFLQGFQKEVNVLVATSGDTGSAVANGFYDVPGIKVYVLYPKGLVSDIQEKQFTTLGKNITALEIDGTFDDCQRLVKLAFLDQTLNDKMVLTSANSINVARFLPQAFYYFNAYARLREAGIDGEVVFSVPSGNFGNLTAGLFAKFMGLPVSRFIAANNENDIVYKYLRSGKYEPKSSVSTIANAMDVGAPSNFARILELYNHSHQEISNDMVGYRYSDKEIRETMKMVYEKENYMLDPHGAVGYRALKADLKAGEVGVFLETAHPAKFTETVESVLGKGTVVLPEKLAAFMKGEKLSINLNTEFANFKQFLLQK